Proteins encoded together in one uncultured Desulfobacter sp. window:
- a CDS encoding SoxR reducing system RseC family protein, with amino-acid sequence MITEDGIVTHATPEKAWIKTTRSAACESCSSKDSCGVSHHPSEEMTIIVPNTLNVLKGDRVIVGIDSGPMLFLSFFLYVFPIILLIIGALIGDTLAPVLKMDSSALSMGFGFLLFAVAFFIIRRKQAGMSKKDKYKPFLVRKKAPLSS; translated from the coding sequence ATGATTACTGAAGACGGAATTGTCACACATGCTACACCTGAAAAAGCCTGGATTAAAACCACCCGTTCAGCAGCCTGCGAAAGCTGTTCCTCAAAGGACTCCTGCGGCGTCAGCCACCACCCTTCTGAGGAAATGACGATAATTGTACCCAACACACTTAATGTACTAAAAGGGGACCGGGTGATTGTGGGTATTGATTCAGGGCCCATGCTTTTTTTAAGTTTCTTTCTCTATGTATTTCCAATTATACTGTTGATCATCGGCGCACTTATTGGGGATACCCTTGCCCCTGTTCTGAAAATGGACAGCTCCGCCCTATCCATGGGCTTTGGTTTTTTACTATTTGCCGTCGCTTTTTTCATCATCAGAAGAAAGCAAGCCGGTATGTCCAAAAAAGACAAATACAAACCCTTCCTCGTCAGAAAAAAAGCCCCCCTCAGCTCCTGA
- a CDS encoding CoB--CoM heterodisulfide reductase iron-sulfur subunit B family protein: protein MKCALFSGCRTGFDIPQHPKSAKAVLSRLNVGVEELDFGCCGYPVKEKNLDAYLLLAIRNLAIAQAHHLPVLTLCKCCFGALKQAEHYFQNDPKKQHMINSLLEKEGLHYNGGVKIHHMLTLLDREIDKGVIQRSVVHPLDGIKVAASYGCHALRPSSITGFDERPNAPTIFERIIKLTGAEPVNWSRGLECCGNPLLEKNSLLARDFVLKKYESAKHEGADIICTACNYCHMQFEYGRELILKSESTDPIPAVLLTQLLGHAMGLEKNLAGVEIAA, encoded by the coding sequence ATGAAATGTGCACTATTTTCGGGATGCAGAACCGGATTTGACATTCCCCAGCATCCAAAATCCGCCAAAGCGGTTTTATCCAGGCTTAATGTTGGCGTTGAGGAACTTGATTTCGGTTGTTGCGGATACCCTGTCAAGGAAAAAAATCTGGATGCTTATCTTTTACTGGCCATACGGAATCTGGCCATTGCCCAGGCCCATCACCTGCCTGTACTGACCCTGTGCAAGTGCTGTTTTGGCGCTCTTAAACAGGCAGAACACTATTTTCAAAATGATCCCAAAAAACAGCATATGATCAATTCTCTGCTGGAAAAGGAAGGGCTGCATTATAATGGGGGGGTCAAAATCCATCATATGCTGACCTTGCTGGACCGGGAAATCGATAAAGGCGTTATCCAGCGAAGCGTTGTTCATCCCCTTGACGGAATTAAAGTTGCCGCAAGTTACGGTTGTCACGCCCTGCGCCCGTCGTCCATAACCGGATTTGATGAACGACCCAATGCACCGACAATATTTGAACGGATTATCAAACTGACCGGGGCCGAGCCCGTAAACTGGTCCAGAGGCCTGGAATGCTGCGGTAACCCCCTGCTGGAAAAAAACAGTCTTCTGGCCCGGGATTTTGTTTTGAAAAAATATGAATCGGCAAAACATGAGGGGGCGGATATTATCTGCACGGCCTGCAACTATTGTCATATGCAGTTTGAATATGGCCGGGAGCTGATTCTGAAATCAGAATCAACAGATCCCATCCCCGCGGTACTTCTCACCCAATTGCTGGGCCATGCCATGGGGCTTGAAAAGAACCTGGCAGGGGTGGAAATCGCAGCCTGA
- a CDS encoding DUF6178 family protein: MNDDYQLANKTRRELKLQNIRRDILVSDGAKALDMILEAPSPAALIQSFPDQDLYYLMHKIGVHDFIPVLALAASSQWEYILDVEVWDDDRLNPHMMTQVFSLLFKADPQRLLRWAIMEKPDFMEYYLSQKMHVVIREHDEPPPEDFDDYITLDDKFYFRFPGQKSGTEENDENAEGALLPQDVPREDGLPDDAPELIEQMLKSLAAMDLSVVHGLLLETASLLPAEAEEEQFRQKNIRLAEKGFLPAHEAVGIYQPITKKSLKHRVAITDEPRVFDPDMPMPPMYFTQFLKGDNLFAKTVEQLNRQGGIPDLDSELAALINKVISADRIKIRNRESIEKPLEKTMSTLSLGLEVLMDGAKAQVETAADLIKKYFLEDIFRTGAREGARIQAMANKWYETSFISETNLPLSFLGETYLGIIGGLMIQRPMFFADYADKVLYRNFATLADIRATRRQLDEIICLDDFLSSLDVDVTTFTFGVLTYKSMILTLWVRDRMGLNQSKPLSLAPIALAEFKKFFSQLFGEQGTIGDTQAKDLALWSAQASGVDETDLPTALQGILYGLLRELESEYGHIQLEDLDPRFMPMFLLAGQE, from the coding sequence ATGAACGATGATTATCAACTGGCCAATAAAACCAGAAGAGAACTGAAACTACAAAATATACGCCGGGACATCCTTGTCAGCGACGGAGCCAAAGCCCTGGACATGATCCTGGAAGCCCCCTCCCCTGCGGCCTTAATCCAGTCTTTTCCGGATCAGGACCTATACTACCTGATGCATAAAATCGGAGTCCATGATTTTATTCCGGTGCTGGCCCTGGCCGCATCCAGTCAGTGGGAGTATATCCTGGATGTGGAGGTCTGGGATGATGATCGACTCAACCCCCATATGATGACCCAGGTGTTTTCCCTTTTGTTCAAAGCAGATCCCCAACGGCTTCTGCGCTGGGCCATCATGGAAAAACCCGATTTTATGGAATACTATCTGTCACAAAAAATGCATGTGGTTATCCGGGAACACGATGAACCACCGCCCGAGGATTTTGACGACTACATCACCCTGGATGACAAATTTTATTTCAGATTTCCCGGCCAAAAATCCGGCACGGAAGAAAATGATGAAAATGCAGAAGGCGCCCTTCTGCCCCAGGACGTTCCCCGGGAAGATGGGCTGCCGGATGACGCACCGGAGTTAATTGAACAGATGTTAAAAAGCCTTGCCGCAATGGATCTGTCGGTGGTCCACGGCCTGCTCCTTGAAACCGCAAGTCTTCTGCCCGCCGAAGCAGAGGAAGAGCAGTTCAGGCAAAAAAATATCAGGCTTGCGGAAAAAGGATTTTTGCCGGCCCACGAGGCCGTTGGTATTTACCAGCCCATTACCAAAAAAAGTTTAAAACACAGGGTTGCAATCACCGATGAACCCAGGGTGTTTGATCCGGATATGCCCATGCCGCCCATGTATTTCACCCAATTTTTAAAAGGGGATAACCTGTTTGCAAAAACCGTGGAACAACTCAACAGGCAAGGAGGAATACCGGACCTTGACAGTGAGCTTGCGGCCCTGATCAACAAGGTGATCAGTGCAGATCGAATCAAAATCAGAAATCGGGAGTCCATTGAAAAGCCCCTTGAAAAGACCATGTCCACCCTGAGTTTGGGTCTTGAGGTGCTTATGGACGGTGCCAAGGCCCAGGTGGAAACAGCCGCGGATCTGATCAAAAAATATTTCCTTGAAGATATTTTCAGAACCGGGGCCCGGGAAGGTGCAAGAATTCAGGCCATGGCAAACAAATGGTATGAAACAAGCTTTATCAGTGAAACAAATCTGCCTTTAAGTTTTCTGGGGGAAACGTACCTGGGCATCATAGGTGGCCTGATGATTCAGCGACCCATGTTTTTTGCCGATTACGCCGACAAGGTTTTGTACCGCAACTTTGCAACGCTTGCCGACATCAGAGCCACCCGGCGGCAGCTGGATGAAATCATCTGCCTGGATGATTTTCTCAGCAGCCTGGATGTGGACGTTACCACTTTTACCTTTGGGGTACTCACATACAAAAGCATGATCCTGACCTTGTGGGTCCGGGACCGTATGGGGCTAAATCAATCAAAACCATTGAGCCTTGCCCCCATTGCGCTTGCTGAGTTCAAAAAGTTTTTTTCCCAGCTTTTCGGTGAACAAGGCACCATCGGTGACACCCAGGCCAAAGATCTGGCTTTATGGTCCGCTCAGGCATCCGGTGTAGATGAAACAGATCTGCCCACGGCGCTCCAAGGCATTTTGTACGGACTGTTGCGCGAACTCGAGTCGGAATATGGCCATATTCAATTAGAAGACCTGGACCCCCGATTTATGCCCATGTTTCTTCTTGCAGGCCAGGAATAA
- a CDS encoding DUF2325 domain-containing protein, which produces MDAIKCFLNIWEIERNFKCPVIGAMLSVDKHKDILKKCGWDVSGLKPYEYHSYLMGCMGDENAVSIKTNNYIRHQSRKYMKQIAALYKKKNAKEVRALWNDYSARGVIGPVMYAIVSHKDTQIDLLQDIHGEVHMMSHANMTEIFSIRRKLEASDQNLIREKNKSSYKNKKIKELVGQLRQASQEKAWLATENTRLKKQLGGLEAQTEINPVPGPDVNQDVERLEQALNRQREEALRTERERKQLEIQLFSAENENAMLKDEFAQLSSIFAAGADSVCSCREPETCPVTGECPDQDCPRRRLCARRIFMIGGITKMKSYYRQIVEKAGGEFDYHDGYLRSSNDDLAAKVRRCDVVVCPVSCNSHNACLKVKHLCARYNKELKILNSASLSAVTQALIVPEDAVSIN; this is translated from the coding sequence ATGGATGCGATAAAGTGTTTTTTAAATATATGGGAAATTGAACGCAATTTTAAATGCCCCGTGATTGGAGCCATGTTGTCTGTTGACAAGCATAAGGATATTCTTAAGAAATGCGGATGGGATGTCAGCGGTCTTAAACCCTATGAATACCACTCTTATCTTATGGGATGCATGGGGGATGAAAATGCAGTGTCCATTAAGACAAATAATTACATTCGGCATCAGTCCAGAAAATACATGAAGCAGATCGCGGCCCTTTATAAAAAAAAGAATGCAAAGGAGGTCAGGGCGTTGTGGAACGACTATTCGGCACGAGGGGTCATTGGACCTGTGATGTATGCCATCGTTTCCCATAAGGATACCCAAATAGACCTGCTTCAGGATATTCATGGTGAGGTGCATATGATGTCCCATGCCAATATGACCGAAATTTTCAGCATCCGGCGAAAGCTTGAAGCCTCTGATCAAAACCTGATAAGGGAAAAAAATAAAAGCAGTTATAAGAATAAAAAAATTAAAGAACTGGTTGGTCAGTTAAGGCAGGCAAGTCAAGAAAAGGCTTGGCTTGCAACTGAAAACACCCGGTTGAAAAAACAACTTGGAGGGCTTGAAGCCCAAACAGAGATAAACCCGGTGCCGGGCCCTGATGTAAATCAGGATGTTGAACGCCTCGAACAGGCATTGAACCGTCAAAGGGAAGAGGCCCTTCGCACGGAACGGGAGAGAAAACAACTTGAGATTCAATTGTTCAGTGCCGAAAATGAAAACGCGATGCTCAAGGATGAGTTTGCACAACTTTCTTCAATTTTTGCCGCCGGGGCCGATAGTGTTTGCAGCTGCCGGGAGCCTGAGACTTGTCCGGTAACAGGGGAATGCCCAGACCAGGATTGTCCAAGGCGCCGTCTGTGTGCTAGGCGGATTTTTATGATCGGCGGCATTACCAAGATGAAATCCTACTACCGGCAGATTGTTGAAAAGGCCGGCGGCGAGTTTGACTACCATGACGGCTATCTTAGAAGCAGCAATGACGATCTTGCCGCTAAGGTCAGGCGGTGTGATGTCGTGGTCTGTCCCGTGAGTTGCAACAGCCATAATGCCTGTTTAAAAGTTAAGCATCTGTGCGCACGATATAATAAAGAATTAAAAATTTTGAACAGTGCAAGCCTTTCAGCTGTCACCCAGGCGTTGATTGTTCCCGAAGATGCTGTAAGTATTAATTAA
- a CDS encoding nitroreductase family protein translates to MDNFKELVKSNRSCRRFDNSFALDTRTLTGLVELARYTASGANNQPLKYIISSSREQNHKIFSCLTWAAYLKEWKGPEPAEQPTGYIVILGDTTIAKNFWCDHGIAAQTMLLGARAMGLAGCMFGAINIKKLKELLDIGDHLEVKLVIALGKPVEKACIEDVDDGGDIRYYRDKNQVHHVPKRKLEDLIINAF, encoded by the coding sequence ATGGATAACTTCAAGGAACTTGTAAAATCCAACCGATCGTGCAGGCGCTTTGATAACAGTTTTGCACTGGATACCCGGACTTTGACCGGCCTTGTGGAGCTGGCCCGGTATACGGCTTCCGGCGCCAACAACCAGCCCCTGAAATACATTATTTCCAGCAGTAGGGAACAAAATCATAAAATTTTTTCCTGCTTGACCTGGGCCGCTTACCTCAAAGAGTGGAAAGGCCCGGAACCTGCGGAACAGCCAACTGGATACATTGTGATCCTGGGGGATACCACCATTGCTAAAAATTTCTGGTGCGACCACGGCATTGCGGCCCAGACCATGCTGCTCGGCGCCCGGGCAATGGGACTTGCCGGATGTATGTTTGGCGCCATAAACATCAAAAAATTAAAAGAACTGCTTGATATTGGCGATCATCTGGAGGTCAAGCTGGTCATTGCGCTTGGCAAACCTGTGGAAAAAGCCTGCATTGAAGATGTGGATGATGGCGGCGATATCCGGTATTACCGGGATAAAAATCAGGTCCACCACGTACCCAAGCGCAAGCTTGAAGATTTAATTATCAACGCCTTTTAG
- a CDS encoding XTP/dITP diphosphatase: MKQILVLASTNKGKTRELQERLQGYPVDIKNLSDFGPIPEVIEDGETFDDNAYKKASFTARVLGYPALADDSGLCVEALGGAPGVYSARYAGENATDQDNVDKLLETMKNEKNRKAAFECVISIAVPTGAALTYEGRCEGVLTREPEGNNGFGYDPLFFFSELNKTFAQLSMEEKANVSHRGKALQEITQEMDKILDWIDIQMSRINTEPGGCLAPKGTNNG, encoded by the coding sequence GTGAAACAAATCTTAGTACTGGCCTCGACCAATAAAGGCAAAACAAGGGAATTACAGGAAAGGCTGCAAGGCTATCCGGTTGACATAAAAAATCTGTCTGATTTCGGACCTATTCCCGAGGTCATAGAAGACGGAGAGACCTTTGACGACAATGCATATAAAAAGGCGTCGTTTACGGCAAGAGTCTTGGGATATCCGGCCCTGGCCGACGACTCCGGGCTTTGCGTGGAGGCACTGGGCGGAGCGCCTGGCGTATATTCGGCCCGTTATGCCGGAGAAAACGCCACGGACCAGGACAATGTGGACAAGCTTCTGGAGACCATGAAAAATGAAAAGAACCGAAAGGCGGCCTTTGAATGCGTGATCTCCATTGCTGTGCCCACGGGTGCGGCGTTGACCTATGAAGGCCGTTGCGAGGGGGTACTCACCCGGGAGCCTGAAGGCAACAATGGGTTTGGTTATGACCCGCTGTTCTTTTTTTCCGAACTGAATAAAACCTTTGCCCAATTGTCCATGGAAGAGAAGGCAAATGTGAGCCACAGGGGAAAGGCCCTGCAGGAAATTACCCAGGAGATGGACAAAATTTTGGACTGGATCGATATCCAAATGTCCCGGATCAATACTGAACCCGGCGGTTGTCTTGCACCCAAAGGAACGAACAATGGATAA
- a CDS encoding 4Fe-4S dicluster domain-containing protein, with the protein MSFSLALAVFLIGIIYRTIGFFRLIIGPEGPEFTTAERITSFLASLLGILVSPVRLFYFFKTVIVDVVLQLPLMRQDSLKWVMHICIFWGFAGLLFFHALDAFVSEVIFANYMPTLNPFMLFRNLAGVMVIGGLAIAIYRRKTHFRLKQISRHPDYLAIALLALIMISGFGLEAAKIISSGVFDDMVDEYGSMDYDEELPALKAVWQEDYNVSFPGETIEITPEILEEGRIINEDNCISCHANPKWAIVSYPVSIAMKPFAGFLNGKRMDALILAIHYLSCFFLLAYLPFSKFLHIVTTPISLLISGIAGQQVRHEANKATRRAFDLSSCTQCGTCTTHCAVGPLYDIFKNPWVFPSERITGIRESAWGRSMDTKSKEAFSRGSFICTMCNKCSQVCPAGLDLQDIWMAARQRMKEKFLPDTVVQVRERIKENQAKKTGSEGPVVLKSSKESVVKNLRKSFQTTTFSQCYTCMTCTNSCPVTGVTGDIGQFGAAPHQVIHALVLGQTDLAKNASIVWDCLTCYKCQENCPQGVKITDIFYQLKNMVYHQEFGI; encoded by the coding sequence TTGAGTTTTTCATTAGCGTTAGCAGTATTCCTTATCGGGATCATTTACAGGACCATTGGGTTTTTTCGGTTAATCATTGGGCCGGAAGGACCTGAATTCACTACGGCAGAACGCATAACCTCTTTTTTGGCCAGCTTGTTAGGCATTCTGGTCTCACCTGTCCGGCTTTTTTATTTTTTTAAGACGGTAATCGTGGATGTGGTGCTTCAATTGCCGCTGATGCGTCAGGATTCCCTGAAGTGGGTTATGCACATCTGTATTTTTTGGGGATTTGCAGGGTTATTGTTTTTTCATGCCCTTGACGCCTTTGTCAGCGAAGTAATTTTCGCAAATTACATGCCTACATTGAATCCTTTTATGCTTTTTCGGAATTTGGCCGGTGTAATGGTGATCGGGGGGTTGGCCATTGCCATATATCGCAGGAAAACTCATTTCCGTTTGAAGCAGATCAGCAGGCACCCCGATTATCTGGCAATCGCTTTGCTTGCACTCATTATGATATCAGGCTTTGGCCTGGAAGCTGCCAAGATTATCTCCTCCGGTGTGTTCGATGATATGGTGGATGAATATGGATCCATGGATTATGATGAGGAACTTCCGGCGCTTAAAGCAGTCTGGCAAGAAGATTATAATGTGTCTTTTCCTGGGGAAACCATTGAAATCACACCGGAGATTCTGGAAGAAGGGAGAATTATCAATGAAGATAATTGTATTTCCTGCCATGCCAACCCTAAATGGGCCATTGTCTCCTATCCGGTCTCCATTGCCATGAAGCCTTTTGCCGGGTTTTTAAACGGGAAACGAATGGATGCACTGATACTGGCAATTCATTATTTAAGCTGTTTTTTTCTCTTGGCCTACCTACCTTTCAGCAAGTTTTTGCATATTGTGACAACCCCAATAAGCCTTCTGATTTCAGGGATTGCGGGACAGCAAGTAAGACACGAGGCGAATAAAGCCACCCGTCGGGCGTTTGATCTTTCTTCCTGCACCCAGTGCGGCACCTGCACAACCCATTGTGCCGTGGGACCATTATATGATATTTTTAAGAACCCTTGGGTGTTTCCTTCCGAACGTATAACCGGCATCCGGGAGTCGGCATGGGGCCGGTCAATGGATACGAAGTCAAAGGAAGCCTTTTCCCGGGGCAGTTTTATCTGCACCATGTGTAACAAATGCTCCCAGGTCTGTCCTGCTGGACTGGACCTGCAGGATATCTGGATGGCAGCCAGACAGCGGATGAAGGAAAAATTTCTTCCGGATACCGTTGTTCAGGTAAGAGAACGTATTAAAGAAAATCAGGCTAAAAAGACTGGGTCTGAAGGCCCTGTGGTGCTTAAATCCAGCAAAGAATCTGTGGTTAAAAACTTGAGGAAATCCTTCCAGACAACAACGTTTTCACAATGTTATACCTGTATGACATGCACCAATTCATGCCCGGTGACAGGTGTTACGGGCGATATTGGACAATTTGGCGCCGCACCCCACCAGGTCATTCATGCCCTGGTTCTTGGGCAAACCGATCTGGCAAAAAATGCCTCAATTGTCTGGGATTGCCTGACTTGTTATAAATGTCAGGAAAATTGCCCCCAGGGGGTCAAGATTACAGATATTTTTTATCAACTTAAAAATATGGTATACCATCAGGAATTTGGAATATGA
- a CDS encoding HAMP domain-containing sensor histidine kinase: MQILNPSRWYLHPVFIFACSLFALATFLVLTVSLYMEIRSALEVVMLKFNIAPQAIFPSKTGMTILVLSLLIFVVLAGIFLAFLYYQKTVNLFRLQHNFIYNFTHELKTPVTSLRLYLETFIRHPMDPGDIKKYSTDMLKDIDRLTENIDRILNLARIESQNFGSKVTRESLVLILKGFCQKNASLFRDLEVKIKNPSGGKFEYPVNLFLLDILLTNIFSNAIRYNESRTPCLTILFKSYLQKVTIEFIDNGIGVEKQDAKKIFRKFYQGDRNSNQANTGSGLGLYLVSSIAAIHGWRASVSSDGKGKGAKFTITIPRASIASVRDKELWKRLKKNVF, from the coding sequence ATGCAGATTCTGAACCCTTCCCGGTGGTACCTTCATCCGGTGTTTATTTTTGCCTGTTCCCTTTTTGCCTTGGCCACATTTTTGGTCCTTACGGTCAGTTTATACATGGAGATCCGTTCGGCCTTGGAGGTGGTGATGCTCAAGTTCAACATCGCACCCCAGGCCATTTTTCCGTCCAAAACCGGGATGACGATACTTGTTTTAAGCCTGTTGATCTTCGTGGTGCTGGCCGGTATCTTCCTTGCCTTTCTATATTACCAGAAAACCGTGAACCTGTTCCGGCTTCAGCACAACTTTATCTATAATTTTACCCATGAACTCAAAACCCCTGTCACATCCCTTCGCCTTTATCTTGAGACCTTTATCCGTCACCCCATGGATCCCGGGGACATAAAAAAATACAGTACGGATATGCTCAAGGATATTGACCGGCTCACGGAGAATATCGACCGGATTCTTAATCTGGCACGAATTGAGAGCCAGAATTTCGGATCAAAGGTGACCCGGGAAAGTCTTGTTCTGATTTTAAAGGGATTCTGTCAGAAAAATGCCTCTTTGTTCAGGGATCTTGAAGTGAAGATTAAAAATCCGTCAGGCGGCAAATTTGAGTATCCGGTAAATCTTTTTTTATTGGATATCCTGCTGACCAATATTTTTTCAAACGCCATTCGCTACAATGAAAGCCGCACACCTTGTTTGACCATTTTATTTAAAAGTTACTTGCAGAAAGTGACCATAGAATTTATTGATAACGGCATAGGTGTGGAAAAACAAGATGCAAAAAAGATTTTTAGAAAATTTTATCAAGGGGACAGAAACAGTAACCAGGCAAATACAGGTTCTGGTCTTGGGTTGTATCTTGTCTCAAGTATTGCTGCTATTCATGGGTGGCGGGCTTCGGTCTCCAGTGACGGTAAGGGCAAAGGTGCCAAATTTACCATTACCATTCCCCGGGCAAGTATTGCCAGCGTCAGAGATAAGGAGTTATGGAAACGGCTGAAAAAAAACGTGTTCTGA
- a CDS encoding response regulator transcription factor encodes METAEKKRVLIIEDESHIAEGIKLNLTLQGYAAKVAVDGIEGLETWRAWHPDLIVLDIMLPMVDGFSILQTIRREDEKIPVLILSARGDTQDKVRGLKYGVDDYLSKPFDLEEFLLRVERLVKRKEWYAQPGEEKEKSGCALFEGTSYSFGTNHIDFVTSTAQCVAGEVVLTEQEITLLRIFIAHQEKPLSRKMLLKAGWGYARDTSTRTVDNFIVRFRKYFEPNPKSPIYFKSRRSVGYIFEPGE; translated from the coding sequence ATGGAAACGGCTGAAAAAAAACGTGTTCTGATCATCGAGGATGAATCCCATATTGCCGAAGGGATCAAACTGAATCTCACCCTCCAGGGCTATGCGGCCAAAGTGGCGGTCGACGGCATTGAAGGCCTTGAAACGTGGCGTGCCTGGCACCCGGATCTTATTGTGCTGGATATTATGCTGCCCATGGTAGACGGGTTTTCCATTCTCCAGACCATTCGCCGGGAGGATGAAAAAATTCCCGTGTTGATTTTATCGGCCCGGGGGGATACTCAGGATAAAGTTCGGGGGCTGAAATACGGTGTAGATGATTACCTGTCCAAACCCTTTGACCTGGAAGAGTTTCTTTTGCGTGTGGAGCGGCTTGTGAAACGCAAAGAGTGGTATGCACAGCCTGGAGAAGAAAAAGAAAAATCAGGTTGTGCGTTATTTGAAGGCACGTCCTATTCCTTTGGAACAAATCACATCGATTTTGTGACATCCACGGCCCAGTGTGTCGCCGGTGAAGTGGTCTTAACCGAGCAGGAAATTACTTTGCTGCGTATTTTTATTGCCCACCAGGAAAAACCGTTATCCCGGAAAATGCTTCTTAAGGCTGGGTGGGGGTATGCCAGGGATACCTCCACCCGAACTGTGGACAACTTTATCGTCAGGTTCAGAAAATATTTTGAGCCCAATCCCAAGTCCCCGATTTATTTTAAAAGCCGCAGGTCTGTGGGGTATATTTTTGAACCCGGGGAATAA
- a CDS encoding radical SAM protein, with protein sequence MKIIFVNPSCQDPRVTDPDALQVPIGLYYLAAELLDQGWISGILNLAPAGPANASAQGSTQKALDLFTQSILQEKPEVIGFSVTSPTRINAMACAAIARQLLPDSLIVFGGPGATFMVDFLFNACPALDVIVKGEGEISTAKLVNDAKKVKTNFGSIHQDQTIRAELAQNLAQISGIVFRNGPSLDDTGIGELIKDLDTLPHPSEYFTYQHLAMSRGCPGKCTFCGSPKFWGTSVVRRHSPQWLFDEINALAQKGVTHFFISDDTFTMDADAVKQLCDKIIQANLGITWNAISRVDYIDESILVPMRRAGCIQISFGIESGAASIKKVLGKPIENDICVAAFDKVCAAGILPRAYFIYGSPGETDATIQESIDLMTRLGPLSTVFYMLVTFPGTALYNRALQKGWTHDGVWQKNIEDLPWWELDPNINFGRVKQWGDRLRQAFFDHLEDFINRITFDPDKTSAPLHADFLSRLAMTFSHGEYARDKRVKNSEQMAINLFEKALGVYPCPRAFQGLAMIYQQQKNFPKAMAFLDKGLSHFPKDKDLCVCMGVCLMNTGDFRNALTFFTPFAQDPALGQYISICKQKTTV encoded by the coding sequence GTGAAAATTATATTTGTCAATCCATCCTGCCAGGATCCAAGGGTTACGGACCCGGATGCACTCCAGGTCCCCATCGGACTTTATTACCTGGCAGCGGAACTTTTGGACCAGGGTTGGATATCAGGCATTTTAAATCTTGCACCGGCAGGGCCGGCCAATGCATCAGCCCAAGGGTCGACCCAGAAAGCCCTTGATTTGTTTACCCAATCCATTTTGCAAGAAAAACCTGAGGTCATCGGTTTTTCAGTCACCAGCCCCACCCGAATAAATGCCATGGCATGTGCAGCTATCGCCCGGCAGCTCCTGCCGGACAGCCTCATTGTCTTTGGCGGCCCCGGGGCCACATTTATGGTGGATTTTTTATTTAATGCATGTCCGGCTTTAGATGTGATTGTCAAAGGCGAAGGGGAGATCAGTACGGCAAAACTTGTCAATGACGCAAAAAAAGTAAAAACAAATTTTGGCAGCATCCACCAGGACCAGACCATCAGAGCTGAGCTGGCGCAGAACCTTGCCCAGATTTCCGGCATTGTTTTCCGCAACGGCCCAAGCCTTGATGACACAGGTATAGGTGAACTGATCAAAGACCTGGACACCCTGCCCCACCCGTCTGAGTATTTCACATACCAGCACCTGGCCATGTCCAGGGGGTGCCCGGGAAAATGCACCTTTTGCGGATCTCCGAAATTCTGGGGCACATCAGTTGTCCGCCGCCACTCACCCCAATGGCTGTTTGACGAGATAAATGCCCTTGCCCAAAAAGGTGTCACCCATTTTTTCATCAGTGACGACACCTTTACCATGGATGCTGATGCCGTCAAGCAGTTATGTGATAAAATTATCCAGGCCAATCTGGGCATCACCTGGAATGCCATCTCCAGGGTGGATTATATTGACGAGAGCATACTGGTTCCCATGCGCCGGGCCGGATGCATCCAAATCAGTTTTGGTATTGAATCCGGGGCAGCATCCATAAAAAAAGTCCTTGGCAAGCCAATTGAAAACGACATTTGCGTTGCAGCCTTTGACAAGGTGTGCGCTGCCGGCATCCTGCCCCGGGCCTATTTTATCTATGGGTCACCCGGGGAGACGGATGCCACCATCCAGGAAAGCATTGATTTGATGACCCGCTTGGGTCCGTTAAGTACGGTGTTTTACATGCTGGTCACCTTTCCCGGCACCGCCCTGTATAACCGTGCCCTGCAAAAAGGATGGACCCATGATGGCGTCTGGCAAAAAAACATTGAAGATTTGCCCTGGTGGGAACTGGATCCTAATATAAATTTCGGCCGGGTTAAACAATGGGGGGATCGGCTCAGACAGGCATTTTTTGACCATTTAGAGGATTTTATCAACCGCATTACCTTTGATCCGGATAAAACATCTGCGCCCTTGCATGCGGACTTTCTATCACGACTTGCCATGACCTTTTCCCATGGAGAGTATGCCCGGGATAAACGGGTGAAAAACAGTGAACAAATGGCAATCAATCTGTTTGAAAAGGCGCTGGGAGTTTATCCCTGCCCCAGAGCCTTCCAGGGACTTGCCATGATTTACCAGCAGCAGAAAAATTTTCCCAAGGCCATGGCTTTTCTTGACAAAGGGCTGTCCCATTTCCCAAAAGACAAGGATCTGTGTGTATGCATGGGGGTCTGTCTGATGAACACAGGTGATTTTCGCAACGCCCTGACATTTTTCACCCCATTTGCCCAAGATCCGGCTTTAGGGCAGTACATCAGTATATGTAAACAAAAAACAACCGTTTAA